ACAGGGCTGCCCCTATAGCTGTTACCACCTCAACTGCCGTGTCCCGTCCACCCCTCCGCATCCCGGCGAACTCCAGGACCTGGTCGGTCACGATGTCCAGGCGGCGTGCGGTACGGGGGTCGGTGCACATGTCGTCCGGTGTGAACTCCGTGTCTGCCCGGACCACCACCCCCATCGGCACCGCCCACCCCCGCAGCGCCTGCGCCGAGGCCCGCAGGGACGTAAGAGCCGACGCACCCGCGACCTCGTTCCAGGCCACGCTGACGCAGCCGACCGAGCGGCCGTCCAGGTAGCCGTTGGTGGCGAGGCCCTCCGTGTGGTCGAGGGCGTTCTTCAGGAGGCCGGACATGCCGCCGTGATAGGTCGGGCTGGAGAGCAGGACGCCGTCTGCCGCGGACAGCGCGGCCAGTAGGCGGCGTTCCGCGGCGCTGGGTGTGCGTGTCTCGGGGTCGTACGGCGGCAGCGCCAGTTCCGGGCCGACCAGGGCCGTGACCTCGGCCCCGGCCCGGTGGGCGCGGGCCGCGCAGTACCGCAGGGCGGCCGTGGAGACCGAGCCGGAGCGCAGCGAGCCGCCGAGTGCGGCGATGCGGATCGGACGCATGACAACTCCGAGATGTGTAGTGGGGCTTGTTACAGCCGTGCCGCCGCCGCCCGGGCCGCCTGTGCCGCGCTGAGCACGCAGGCATTGGCGAGCAGGCCCCGCGGGCCGACCCAGTCGCCGGCGACGAAGACGCCAGGGTGGGCGTCGACCGTCATGCCGGGTCGGCCCGGGAGGCCGCCGGTGCGGGCCTCGGGTACAGCGGTCATCGTGGTGATACGGGGCAGGAAGCGCTCGTGGACCAGTACCTCGCGCCAGCCGGGCTGGCACAGGTCGAGCAGGTGGTGGAGCCGTTTGCGCACCTCGGTCGGGCCGAGGCCGGCGCCGTCGTCGTAGCGGGCCAGGTGGAGGACCGCGCCGCCGGCCGGGGCGAGGTGGGCGGTGCGCGAGAAGACGGAGAGGTACAGCGGTTCGTCGACGCCGATGACGAGCGTGCAGGTTGGGTCGGGCAGCCGGGTCAGCGCCACGTCCAGGCATGCCGTGTGTAGTGGGCGGCCCGCGTCCAACGGATCGGACTGACCCAAAAATTGACCCACGGCTCGCTGCGACAGGCCCGCCAGTACCACCGAGCGGGTTCGGATTCCCTGACCGTCCGCCGTGGTGATCCGTGGCCGCTCGCCGCCCTCGACCCCGGTCACCCGGGTGCCCGTGCGCAGCCGTACGCCCAGTGCGCGGGCGCGTGCCAGCAGTGCGTCGATGAGCGTGCGCCAGCCTCCGTCGACGTAGCCCACGCCGCGCCGTACCTCGGCGAAGTGGGTGGCCAGGGCGTTCGCGTCGATCATTTCGGGGCGGCCGGTGTAGGTGCTGATGCGCAGCAGGGCGAAGGCG
The Streptomyces sp. CGMCC 4.7035 DNA segment above includes these coding regions:
- a CDS encoding phytoene desaturase family protein; translated protein: MTGRADKRADAVVVGAGLTGLVAAVRLAGAAGPGRVLLLEAGGEPGGRSRTTDHDGFRLTLGPRALYRTTRDQLHALGVRVPAREPDLTTALALREGTLHPGYAAPGPLLRTRLLSPRERLAVARLLAFSRSRPSLVGTDAAEWLADRLPTERAREAAFALLRISTYTGRPEMIDANALATHFAEVRRGVGYVDGGWRTLIDALLARARALGVRLRTGTRVTGVEGGERPRITTADGQGIRTRSVVLAGLSQRAVGQFLGQSDPLDAGRPLHTACLDVALTRLPDPTCTLVIGVDEPLYLSVFSRTAHLAPAGGAVLHLARYDDGAGLGPTEVRKRLHHLLDLCQPGWREVLVHERFLPRITTMTAVPEARTGGLPGRPGMTVDAHPGVFVAGDWVGPRGLLANACVLSAAQAARAAAARL
- a CDS encoding NADPH-dependent FMN reductase translates to MRPIRIAALGGSLRSGSVSTAALRYCAARAHRAGAEVTALVGPELALPPYDPETRTPSAAERRLLAALSAADGVLLSSPTYHGGMSGLLKNALDHTEGLATNGYLDGRSVGCVSVAWNEVAGASALTSLRASAQALRGWAVPMGVVVRADTEFTPDDMCTDPRTARRLDIVTDQVLEFAGMRRGGRDTAVEVVTAIGAAL